A single region of the Clostridia bacterium genome encodes:
- the atpG gene encoding ATP synthase F1 subunit gamma: MSDIKELKNRIEGITDMRKITNAMYLIASVKLRKAKEELEKTRPFFDVVRHEMKRIFRADEAEKSEYFFPAYGGKRDDETTVGFLVITADKGLAGAYSRDVIKEALARAQACTGADGTKLFVVGEYGRQYLRNRAIPFAEEFDFPARNPSYHRAHEISVDLLRRYDSGEIDELRVLYTDYVNGMSTTVKEARILPFERRDFADESEERDEYEFIPSIGRVLERAVTGYVTGFVFSAMVDSFCSEQSARMSAMDVANRNAAELLAELKLQYNHARQSAITNEITEISSGYKHRRREAPRA, encoded by the coding sequence ATGTCGGATATAAAAGAGCTGAAAAACCGCATAGAAGGCATAACGGATATGCGGAAAATAACGAACGCGATGTACCTCATCGCCTCCGTCAAGCTGCGGAAGGCGAAGGAGGAGCTTGAGAAGACGCGCCCGTTTTTCGACGTCGTGCGGCATGAGATGAAGCGTATTTTCCGCGCCGATGAAGCGGAAAAGAGCGAGTATTTCTTTCCCGCCTACGGCGGCAAGCGCGACGACGAAACCACCGTCGGTTTCCTTGTGATAACCGCGGATAAAGGGCTTGCCGGCGCCTACAGCCGCGACGTTATAAAAGAAGCGCTCGCCCGCGCTCAGGCATGCACAGGGGCGGACGGCACAAAGCTTTTCGTCGTGGGCGAATACGGCAGGCAGTACCTCCGCAACCGCGCGATACCCTTCGCGGAGGAGTTCGACTTTCCCGCGCGCAACCCGTCGTATCACCGCGCGCACGAGATCAGCGTCGACCTGCTGAGGCGTTATGACAGCGGCGAGATAGACGAGTTGAGGGTGCTTTATACCGACTACGTCAATGGTATGAGCACGACCGTCAAAGAGGCGCGCATACTGCCGTTCGAGCGCCGCGACTTCGCGGACGAATCTGAAGAGCGCGATGAGTACGAATTCATACCGTCGATAGGGCGCGTGCTCGAAAGGGCGGTCACCGGTTACGTGACCGGCTTCGTTTTCAGCGCGATGGTCGACAGCTTCTGCAGCGAGCAGAGCGCGCGCATGAGCGCGATGGACGTTGCGAACAGGAACGCGGCGGAGCTGCTCGCCGAATTGAAACTTCAGTATAATCACGCGCGTCAGAGCGCGATAACGAACGAGATAACGGAGATATCCTCCGGATACAAGCACAGAAGAAGGGAGGCGCCGAGGGCGTGA